The nucleotide sequence TGAAGCAGTTGCCGGGCATCGCCACCCAAAGGCTAATGGCCAGTGGTTACGGTTTCGGTGGCGAGGGCGATTGGAAGACCGCTGCATTGGTGCGCACCATGAAGGTTATGGGCGCTGGCCTCGAAGGGGGTAACAGCTTTATGGAAGACTATACCTATCACTTCGATCCTAAAAATACAACGGTACTCGGCTCCCATATGTTGGAGATATGTCCGTCGATTGCCAAGGGCGATATTTCCTGTGAAATACACCCGTTGGGAATAGGGGGCAAGGAAGATCCCGTTCGCCTGGTCTTCAATGCCGGGGTGGGTAGGGCCTTGAACGCTTCTATCGTTGATATGGGGAACCGCTTTCGAATGTTGGTCAATTCGGTTGAAGCTGTCGAAATCAAGAACGATATGCCTAAGCTTCCGGTGGCGCGGGTACTATGGGAGGCCAAACCCGACTTACAGACCGCTGCGGCCGCATGGATTTACGGCGGAGGGGCACACCATACCTGCTATAGCCAGAACGTTTCCGCTGAATCGCTGGAAGATTTTGCCGAAATCATGGATATCGAGTTTTTATTGATTGATGAAAAAACGGACCTCTATCGCTTTAAACAAGAACTGCGTTGGAACGATGCTGCTTATGGCGTAAAAGGTATCTAGACCGAACCTTATTCGAGTTCAAGTGCCTTTACATGTAGAATTTTGGAACTCAGTTCCATACGGTCTATACCGCTTACTTCCATAAAAACCTCAAAAAAACGGGGTATTTCCCCTAAATCGGTTTTCATTCGGGCTTCTAAGCGTTGGATCAAAACCGGATTGGTGAAGTTTTTCAAGCTTTGTGATGCCCCTGTATCCCACAAACCTGTAAAAATGTATATGGTATTGTTGTTGGGGCCGGGTGCTTTAATAATGATGGCATAATCCTTATGGTAGGTTTCGGCATCTCCGCTAGGCTTATATGTGGTGTCCGATGCTTTCTGTGAAAAAGTATCCTCGATCGGATTGTAGCTTATGCTGGTTTTTTTGATATAGTCTTTAAAAATACCCAAGGTTTTTGTCATTCCTACCACCATAAAATCATTCTCTGGAAGCTCTTTGGGGCTAAAGCGTAAAATGGTCCGTACGTTGAAATCTTTGTTTTTCGCATTGAGTACCTTACTGACGTCTTTTACCCATTCGATACTGTTCCGTATTAAAAAACTGTATTCCATGGGTTCGTAAACAAAACCTGGGGCCTTAAATTGTGGCTGAGCATTGTAGAGCTGGCCTTCCGAATTGATGAGGGGGCTTCGGATAACTTTTTCTTTATGGATGGTAGTGTCTATCTCACGATAGATAAAAAGGTCGCCCAAGGCTAGTATCATCGGGTTTTTAGATTCAAAGATAGCTTGCCATATACGCGATTCGTCAAAAGGATCTACCTGTCGGTTTTCGCTCCATAATAACCAGTTTCCAATAAAAGATAGAGCCAGTAGGGAGCCAAGAAGAATCAGTAGTGGTTTTTTAGAGAGGAATTCTTTAGCGGCTTTAGGTTCTTTCTTTCTGTGCTCGAACTCCACCTTATAGCTTCCTTTGGGGATGCGGAGAAGGATAGGGTCTTGCAATCCTTCCTTCTGATAATAAACTTTTAGCTTTTTCCGAAGGTTATAAATATATACTCGGATCAGTGTGCTCTGTGAAGGGTCGAATTCCTTTTTGGCGAAGATCTCTGTGGCGATGGTCGTTTCTTTTGGCACATCGTTTTCGAGGGTACATTCTACCAAGTACCGCAACAAATTGGCATAGGTTGTAGAGCTGCCGAACGACTTGCTCGAAATTATCTTGTTAACGTAATTGCCGTAATCCTTAGCGTTCATCACTTCAAAGAAGGAATTTTTTAAAGATAATTAAAATTATTAACAGTTAATAAAACTGTTTTTTAACGGATTAACAGTTAAAATCGAGGCGTATATTGATAAAAATTCCAAACCAATGCGATTTTTATTGAGACTAATTTTAACGCTCTGTTTGTTGTGTTTAAGCAGTTGCGGATGGAATGCACCTGAAGAAATCGAGGAAGCAATGACTCGTTTACCCGAGAAGGTGGATTTCAATTACCATGTAAAACCGATATTATCGGATAAGTGTTTTGCCTGCCACGGTCCGGATATGGCCAATCAAAAAGCAGGTCTCCGACTCGATATAGCCGAAAGTGCCTACGAGGCTTTAAAGGGGTCTGGGAAAAATCCTATTGTACCCCATAAACCTGGGGAGAGTGAAGTGGTGGCCCGGATTTTATCCGATGACCCCGATTTGAAAATGCCGCCAGCGGAGTTCAACGTGGCCTTGAGCAAGAACGAAATTGCCACCCTTACCAAATGGATCGAGCAGGGAGCCGAGTACAAACCGCATTGGTCGTTTATACGCCCTCAAAAGGAAGCGGCCCCTGAAGTAAAACATAAGGAATGGGCAAAGAACGACATTGACCGGTTTGTGGTCGACAGGTTGGAGGCTATGAACGTAGAGCCGTCCAAGAAAGCGGAAAAGGAACACTTGATCCGCCGCCTGAATTTTGATCTGATCGGCCTGCCGCCTACGTTACGGCAGATCGAAGATTTTGTCAATGACACTTCGGCCAACGCATACGAAAAAGTGGTAGACCGTCTTTTGGCCTCTCCCGCCTATGGGGAACGTATGGCTTCCGAATGGATGGATGTGGCTCGCTACGCCGATAGTGATGGTTACCTTGATGATAAGCATCGTGATTTTAGTCCGTATAGGGATTGGGTCATAAAGGCCTTTAATGAGAATATGTCGTATGAGCAGTTCGTAACCTGGCAGTTGGCAGGAGATCTTATAAAGAACCCATCGCAAGAAAGTATTTTGGCAACTGCCTTTAATCGTTTGCACAAAAAAAATTCCGAAGCGGGAATTGTCTTTGAGGAATACCGCGTAGAGTATGTAGCCGACAGGACCTTATCGGTTGGAAAGGCATTTTTAGGCTTGAGTGTGGAATGTGCCAGGTGCCACGATCATAAATATGACCCGATAAGTCAAAAAGACCACTATGAGCTTTTTGCCTTTTTCAACAGTACCAACGAAATCGGAACCCCTGTTTATGGGCCGGGGCAAGTGCCGGGACCTTCACTCTTACTGACCAACGAAGAGGAAAAAAAGGTATTGGAGTTTATTGATAGGGATATCGATCAAACTAAAGGGCAATTGGTGTCCGTTGAAAGGGAAACACCTGAGATTGTTAAGACCTGGTTGAACAATCCTTCGGAAGTAAAGGCAGAGCTAGAAAAGGTTTTAGGGAAAGGACTGCAGGCCAGTTTAAATTTTGATTCGTTTGCAGCACGGGATGAAAAGTCGTACAAGGTTCAAAACAGCGGAGGAAACAGGCAAGCCGTAGCGGTAAGGGAACCTATAATAGAGGATGGACTAGAAGGAAAGGCTGTTTTTCTGGGAGATTATACTACACTGGGAATGCCCGATAAAATAGGTTGGTTCGATCAGTCCGACCCCTTTACGGTTTCCGTTGCCATAAAGCCGGGTAAAAATTATGAAGAGGCTTCTATTTTTACACATTGTGAGGAATCAAGGCAGGGATTGAAAGGCTATTCCATGCATTTAGAGGATAACCATCTCAAGTTTATCATTGCCCGTTCTTGGCCTTTTAATTCCATACAGCTAAAAACAAAGGATCCCGTTCCCGAAAAGGAATGGCATACCGTAACCGTTTCCTATGATGGGCTGGGTAAAGCGGAAGGGGTGCATATCTATATTGACGGAAAAAAAGTGCCGGTAGCGATTGAAATAGACAACCTGTACAAATCCATCCTATTTAAGAAAAATATACATAATTACGCATTCGGAGGTTTCAGGTTAGGAGTAAGTGGCAAGTTCAAATCCTTTAAAGACGGGGGGCTCGATAATCTTAAAATATACGAGCGACAATTATCCGATCTGGAAGTGCTTTACAGCCTTTCCCCTGCAAAGGCCATGGAGGAGGTAAAGAAAAATAATGAAGCCTTACTGACCGATTTTTATTATCAAAGTATAGATAAGGATGCGGAAACTACACGAAAAAAAATACAGGAGCTGCGTAAAAAACAGCTCGATGAATTGGAGCCCATAAAGGAGATTATGGTGTTGGGCGATTTACCGGAGCCCAGGCCCACTTATGTACTTGATCGCGGTATGTACGATGCCCCTACGGAAGAGGTGCAGCCCGATGTACCGGAAGTGGTTATGCCCTTTAATAAAGATTTGCCCCGAAATAGGCTGGGGCTGAGCCAATGGTTGTTCGATAAAAATAACCCCTTAACGGCAAGGGTCTTTGTAAACCGCTTATGGCAAATGCACTTCGGTCAAGGTTTGGTGTCTACTTCCGATGATTTTGGAAACCAAGGCAATTTACCTTCGCACCCCGAATTATTGGATTGGCTGGCCGTAGAATTTATGGAGTCGGGTTGGGATATTAAAAAAATACACAAGCTGATGGTGATGTCCGCTACCTACCAACAAAGCTCGGAACTGACTCCCGAATTGCTGGAAATGGATACGGATAATATTTGGTTGGCCCGAGGGCCGAGTAGACGTATGACCGCAGAAATGGTAAGGGACAATGCCTTGGCCATTAGCGGACTGTTGGTCTCTAAAATCGGAGGACCGAGCACCTATCCCTATCAACCTGAAGGACTGTGGGACGAAATCAGTAACAAGCCCTGGCGTTACCGCTACAAACAAGAACCAGGTGAAGGCTTGTACCGAAGGAGCCTTTATACCATCTGGAAGCGAACCTCCGCGCCTCCGTCAATGCAAATTTTTGATGCTGGCGATAGAAGTGTATGTGCCGTTAAAAGAAGGGAGACCAGCACGCCTTTACAGGCCTTGGTCTTACTGAACGATCCCCAATTTATAGAGGCGTCATATATACTTGCCGAGCATCTTTTAGAGGAAAACAATGGCAATGCCGAGATACAGTTGCAGAAGGCGTTTCAGTTGAGTACCGGTAGAAAGGCCCGGCAAAAGGAAATGGTCGTCTTAAAAAGATTTCTAGATGAGGAGCTGGAACGGTTTTTAGAGAAAAAGGAAGATGCCATAGCCTATTTGAACATGGGCGAGACCAAGATCAAGAGTACCTCTGATCCGGTCAAGGTGGCCGCATTGGCCACGGTCATTAACGGAATTATGAATACAGCCGAAGGGTTTACCATACGATAAGACGAACTTATGAGAGATTTTCAAGAACAAAAGAAGTTTGAAGATACCCGCAGGGGCTTTTTAAAGAAAGCGTCCTTGGGTTTTGGTTCCATTGCTCTATCGAGTCTATTGGGGCCTACCGAATCCTTTGCCAATGATTTGTTGATGGCCAAAACCCCACCATTGGTCAATGCGAACGGGGGCGCATTGGGCGGAACCCATTTCCCGGCCAAGGCGAAACGTATTATTTATTTGTTTCAAAGTGGCGGGCCTTCCCAAATCGAGACCTTTGATTACAAACCGGCCTTGGAAAAATGGCACGGTCAGGAAATTCCCGATTCCGTAAGGGGAATGCAACGTAATTCGGGTATGGTGACTTCACAAAGTACCTTTCCCTTGGTGAAATCTATTTTCGATTTTAAGCAATACGGTGAATCAGGGGCTTGGGTAAGCGAGCTTTTTCCGCATACCGCCGGGGTGGTAGACGAACTTTGTATCATTAAATCAATGTATACCGAGGCTATCAACCATGAACCTGCCGTAATGTTTATGCAAACGGGCTCCCAATTGAGTGGGAGGCCTTCAATCGGATCTTGGTTGAGCTATGGGCTTGGTAGCGACAATAAAGACCTGCCCAATTTTGTCGTGATGCTCTCCAAGGGAGGAGGTGCCCAGCCCTTGAGCTCGGCAGCTTGGGGCAATGGCTTTCTGGCTTCCCACCACCAAGGGGTGCAGTTTCGTTCCGGAAAGGATCCGGTATTGTATTTGAACAACCCACATGGGGTACACGAGCACGACCGTAGACGGGCCTTGGATCATATTTCGGAATTGAACAATCAGCAATATGATATCTGGAAAGATCCCGAAATCCAATCTAAAATTAATCAGTATGAAATGGCCTACCGCATGCAGAGTTCGGTGCCTGATGCCGTAGATACCTCTGATGAACCCGATCATATTTACGAGTTATATGGAGAAGATGCCAGAATTCCGGGGACCTATGCGGCCAATTGCCTGCAGGCAAGACGTTTGGCCGAGAAAGATGTGAAGTTCATACAGTTGTACCATATGGGATGGGACCAGCATGGCGGACTTCCCAACGGTATAAAAAGACAGGCACTGGGTACCGACCAGGCCACCGCCGGTTTGATTACCGACCTAAAACAACGCGGACTCTTAGAAGATACCTTAGTGGTCTGGGGAGGGGAATTCGGCAGAACCAGCTTCTCCCAAGGTAGGCTTACCGCCGATAATTACGGAAGGGACCACCACCCTGGCTGTTTTACCATGTGGATGGCCGGTGCCGGCGTAAAAGCGGGAATGGTCTATGGCGAGACCGATGATTTTAGTTACAACGTTGCCCAAAATGGGGTTCACGTACATGATTTTCAGGCTACCTTGTTGCATTTGTTGGGGGTAGACCACGAAAAGCTTACTTTTAAGCACCAAGGAAGAAGATTCCGCCTGACCGATGTTCATGGTCATGTAGTGAAAGATATATTAGCATAATGCGCATGACAACGAGAAGAGATTTTATAAAAAAGACAGGTATGGGTACGGGAGGCGTTTTGGCCATGTCTTCAGTACCATTCTATATCAACAATCCAAAGGCAAACCTGGGCAAGGAAATTATTGGCCATGGAGATTTTAGGTATAGGGTAGAGGTCGGTTGGGGCGATCTAGATCCGAAAAAACATCCTGTCAATAATTGCCATGAAATGGTAATCGACAAAAAAGGCAGGGTCTTTATGCTTACCGATCACGCCAAGAACAATGTGCTGGTCTATAATAAATCTGGGGAGTTGTTGCACAGTTGGACCCTGAATTTGCCGGGTGCACATGGTCTGGGCATACATGAAGAAGGTGGGGCGGAATTTTTATACATCACCGATCCCTCTTTAGGGAGGGTCGTAAAGACCGATTTAGAGGGTAGGGTAGTCCTAGAGATAGCCTCGCCCGTATCGGCGGGAATTTACGGGGAGCACGCGCCCTTCAGGCCAACGGAAACCGCCATAGGTCCCAATGGGGATATCTATGTGGCCGATGGCTACGGTTCGCAATATATTTTACAGTACGATTCCAAGGGTAATTTCATTCGCAAATTTGGGGGCGATAGCTTTCTCTCCAAGGAAAAATTCAAACAGGCGCATGGGGTAGCCTTAGATAATAGAGACCCATCAAACCCGACCTTGCTGTGTACGGCCCGCATAAAAAACTCGTTCAAACGCTTTTCCCTTGAAGGGGAATTCCTTGAAGATTATTATATGCCGGGACTTTTTGTGAGTCGGCCCGTAATCGACGGAGATAACGTATATTCAGGGGTTTGCTTTGGAATGGAAGAAGGTAATTACAATTTGCAGGCGAACAAGGGCTTTGTTACTATCCTAGATAAGGATAATAAAGTAATCTCTAATCCGGGTGGTACTGAGCCGGTTTACGAGAACGGAAAATTGAAGTTGATGTTCCAAGAAAACCCCATTTTTAAGCATTGTCATGATGTGTGTGTAGACAATGATAAGAATCTATATGTTTGCCAATGGAATGCGGGTGGAATCTATCCTTATAAGTTACATCGAATTTAGAAACTGGTTTCATATATGAAACTAATTGAAATTCATTAAAAGTTTGTTTTCTGTTTTTTAGGATGTTAAGGAATGCAAGAAATCCTTATATTGTAGCTCTAAGATTGAACTCAAACTTTATGAAAGGACTATTTTTAGTTGTATGTATTTCCGTTTTTACTTCGTTTAACGGATCTGCTCAAGAAGAAACCGAATATAATCCCGAAGCTAAACTTTTAGAATTGGGAATAGAACTTTCAAAACCTTCTGCCCCTATGGCCAATTATGTAAATGCGGTACGTACGGGAAATCTTATCTTTTTATCCGGAAAAGGTCCTACCAAAGCCAATGGAGAAAATATTACGGGAAAATTAGGGGCCGACCTTAGTATAGAAGAGGGTTACGAGGCAGCTAGGGTAACGGGTATCAATCAAATTTCGGTCTTGAAAATGGAGTTGGGCGACCTGAAAAAAGTAAAGCGTATCGTCAAGGTACGCGGTATGGTAAACGCCGTCCCCGATTTTACCGATCAACCCAAAGTCATCAACGGATATTCAGATTTAATGGTAGCGGTCTTTGGCGAAAGGGGAAAGCATGCACGTGCCGCCGTGGGCATGGGTTCTTTGCCCGGCAATATTGCAGTGGAAATAGAAATGGTAGTTGAGGTAGAAGATTAGATTATGTTTGATCGTAGATGGTTCCGCCCTGTTTTCAAAAAGGCCTTGCCCTGCCTTTTTGCCTTGTTAAGTCTTAGTGGTTGTAAGCCGGATAAAGACGAACCTGAATTTTTGTTACGCACCGCCCTTTTGGTGAACGAAGAGCATACTTGGTACAAGGCCTTTGTCTATTTCGGGGAAATTCTCGAAGAACGCAGCAAAGGACGTATCAAGGTAGAAGTATATCCTTCCGAACAATTGGCCAAAGAAATCGAAGCGATCAGGCTGATTCAGGCCGACGTTATCGATATGACAACCACGGGATCTACCCTTACGAATTGGTTTGAAGTGGCTACCTTCTGTGAACTTCCTTTTTTGATGCAAGATTCTACCGATATGAACCGGTATATCAATGGCCCCATAGGTAAATTGATGGAAGAGGAAATGATCAACAAATCGGGACTTCGACCCTTGGGCCATTTTGAACGGGGACCCAGACACCTTACTTCAAATAGGCCTATACGGCATCCCGACGACTTAAAGGGACTCATAGTTCGCGTGCCGAACGTTCCTTCTTTCGTAACATTGTGGAAAGCCCTGGGCGCGAAACCTACACCTATGGCCTTTTCCGAGGTTTTTACCTCGTTGCAGCAAGGTACCATAGAAGCACAGGAAAATCCGTTTGCCTTGATCAACAACGCAGGTTTTGCCGAAGTGCAAAAATACTTGAACCTGACCGGGCACGTCATGAGCTGGGTCTATCCGGTCATGGGCGAAAAACAGTTTCAGCGACTCCCTCCAGATTTAAAGGAAATTTTTTTGGAAGCGGCCAAAGATATGCAGGCGTATGAGCATCGTCTCTTTTTGGAGAACGAAAAGAAAGTACAGGATGCCCTCAAGGCCAAGGGCATGGAGTTTATAGAAGTGGATAAGGAAGCCTTTCAACAAAAATGTGAGG is from Zobellia galactanivorans and encodes:
- a CDS encoding DUF1553 domain-containing protein codes for the protein MRLILTLCLLCLSSCGWNAPEEIEEAMTRLPEKVDFNYHVKPILSDKCFACHGPDMANQKAGLRLDIAESAYEALKGSGKNPIVPHKPGESEVVARILSDDPDLKMPPAEFNVALSKNEIATLTKWIEQGAEYKPHWSFIRPQKEAAPEVKHKEWAKNDIDRFVVDRLEAMNVEPSKKAEKEHLIRRLNFDLIGLPPTLRQIEDFVNDTSANAYEKVVDRLLASPAYGERMASEWMDVARYADSDGYLDDKHRDFSPYRDWVIKAFNENMSYEQFVTWQLAGDLIKNPSQESILATAFNRLHKKNSEAGIVFEEYRVEYVADRTLSVGKAFLGLSVECARCHDHKYDPISQKDHYELFAFFNSTNEIGTPVYGPGQVPGPSLLLTNEEEKKVLEFIDRDIDQTKGQLVSVERETPEIVKTWLNNPSEVKAELEKVLGKGLQASLNFDSFAARDEKSYKVQNSGGNRQAVAVREPIIEDGLEGKAVFLGDYTTLGMPDKIGWFDQSDPFTVSVAIKPGKNYEEASIFTHCEESRQGLKGYSMHLEDNHLKFIIARSWPFNSIQLKTKDPVPEKEWHTVTVSYDGLGKAEGVHIYIDGKKVPVAIEIDNLYKSILFKKNIHNYAFGGFRLGVSGKFKSFKDGGLDNLKIYERQLSDLEVLYSLSPAKAMEEVKKNNEALLTDFYYQSIDKDAETTRKKIQELRKKQLDELEPIKEIMVLGDLPEPRPTYVLDRGMYDAPTEEVQPDVPEVVMPFNKDLPRNRLGLSQWLFDKNNPLTARVFVNRLWQMHFGQGLVSTSDDFGNQGNLPSHPELLDWLAVEFMESGWDIKKIHKLMVMSATYQQSSELTPELLEMDTDNIWLARGPSRRMTAEMVRDNALAISGLLVSKIGGPSTYPYQPEGLWDEISNKPWRYRYKQEPGEGLYRRSLYTIWKRTSAPPSMQIFDAGDRSVCAVKRRETSTPLQALVLLNDPQFIEASYILAEHLLEENNGNAEIQLQKAFQLSTGRKARQKEMVVLKRFLDEELERFLEKKEDAIAYLNMGETKIKSTSDPVKVAALATVINGIMNTAEGFTIR
- a CDS encoding DUF1501 domain-containing protein, translated to MRDFQEQKKFEDTRRGFLKKASLGFGSIALSSLLGPTESFANDLLMAKTPPLVNANGGALGGTHFPAKAKRIIYLFQSGGPSQIETFDYKPALEKWHGQEIPDSVRGMQRNSGMVTSQSTFPLVKSIFDFKQYGESGAWVSELFPHTAGVVDELCIIKSMYTEAINHEPAVMFMQTGSQLSGRPSIGSWLSYGLGSDNKDLPNFVVMLSKGGGAQPLSSAAWGNGFLASHHQGVQFRSGKDPVLYLNNPHGVHEHDRRRALDHISELNNQQYDIWKDPEIQSKINQYEMAYRMQSSVPDAVDTSDEPDHIYELYGEDARIPGTYAANCLQARRLAEKDVKFIQLYHMGWDQHGGLPNGIKRQALGTDQATAGLITDLKQRGLLEDTLVVWGGEFGRTSFSQGRLTADNYGRDHHPGCFTMWMAGAGVKAGMVYGETDDFSYNVAQNGVHVHDFQATLLHLLGVDHEKLTFKHQGRRFRLTDVHGHVVKDILA
- a CDS encoding TRAP transporter substrate-binding protein, giving the protein MFDRRWFRPVFKKALPCLFALLSLSGCKPDKDEPEFLLRTALLVNEEHTWYKAFVYFGEILEERSKGRIKVEVYPSEQLAKEIEAIRLIQADVIDMTTTGSTLTNWFEVATFCELPFLMQDSTDMNRYINGPIGKLMEEEMINKSGLRPLGHFERGPRHLTSNRPIRHPDDLKGLIVRVPNVPSFVTLWKALGAKPTPMAFSEVFTSLQQGTIEAQENPFALINNAGFAEVQKYLNLTGHVMSWVYPVMGEKQFQRLPPDLKEIFLEAAKDMQAYEHRLFLENEKKVQDALKAKGMEFIEVDKEAFQQKCEEAIYNSLSPEMQKIYDQLKVEKDAS
- a CDS encoding twin-arginine translocation signal domain-containing protein, with translation MTTRRDFIKKTGMGTGGVLAMSSVPFYINNPKANLGKEIIGHGDFRYRVEVGWGDLDPKKHPVNNCHEMVIDKKGRVFMLTDHAKNNVLVYNKSGELLHSWTLNLPGAHGLGIHEEGGAEFLYITDPSLGRVVKTDLEGRVVLEIASPVSAGIYGEHAPFRPTETAIGPNGDIYVADGYGSQYILQYDSKGNFIRKFGGDSFLSKEKFKQAHGVALDNRDPSNPTLLCTARIKNSFKRFSLEGEFLEDYYMPGLFVSRPVIDGDNVYSGVCFGMEEGNYNLQANKGFVTILDKDNKVISNPGGTEPVYENGKLKLMFQENPIFKHCHDVCVDNDKNLYVCQWNAGGIYPYKLHRI
- a CDS encoding RidA family protein translates to MKGLFLVVCISVFTSFNGSAQEETEYNPEAKLLELGIELSKPSAPMANYVNAVRTGNLIFLSGKGPTKANGENITGKLGADLSIEEGYEAARVTGINQISVLKMELGDLKKVKRIVKVRGMVNAVPDFTDQPKVINGYSDLMVAVFGERGKHARAAVGMGSLPGNIAVEIEMVVEVED